From Excalfactoria chinensis isolate bCotChi1 chromosome 4, bCotChi1.hap2, whole genome shotgun sequence, one genomic window encodes:
- the TDO2 gene encoding tryptophan 2,3-dioxygenase isoform X2 gives MLLAITTVTRYKFSKLSLKDEKGDESQEGINKASKGGLIYGDYLQLNKILNAQELQSEKKGNKIHDEHLFIVTHQAYELWFKQILWELDSVRVIFQNGHVRDERNMLKVITRMNRISMILKLLVEQFSVLETMTALDFFDFRDYLSPASGFQSLQFRLLENKIGVPQSLRVPYNRRHYRDNFKGEDYELLLKSEQEPTLLQLVEAWLERTPGLEAEGFDFWGQFEVNILKGLEEEFAIVQAKPESEEKEDLLSEFQKQKDILLSLFDEKRHEHLLSKGERRLSYKALKGALMIYFYREEPRFQVPFQLLTSLMDIDVLMTKWRYNHVCMVHRMIGSKAGTGGSSGYQYLRSTVSDRYKVFVDLFNLSTFLVPRHWIPKMNPTIHKFLYTAEYCDSSYFSSDDSD, from the exons ATGCTACTAGCTATTACTACTGTGACAAG atataAATTTAGCAAGCTATCtttgaaagatgaaaaaggTGACGAATCACAAGAGGGAATAAATAAAGCCAGCAAAGGTGGACTTATCTATGGAGATTACCTGCAA TTGAACAAAATATTGAATGCCCAAGAGCTACagagtgaaaagaaaggaaacaaaatccaTGATGAGCATCTCTTTATTGTGACGCATCAAG CTTATGAACTTTGGTTTAAGCAGATTTTGTGGGAGTTGGATTCTGTTCGGGTCATCTTTCAGAATGGACAC GTAAGAGATGAAAGGAACATGCTGAAGGTTATTACTCGAATGAACAGAATTTCAATGATTCTGAAATTACTTGTGGAACAGTTCTCAGTTTTGGAAACCATGACAGCATTGGACTTCTTTGATTTCAG AGACTACTTAAGCCCAGCCTCAGGTTTTCAGAGCCTCCAATTTCGTTTGCTAGAGAACAAGATCGGTGTTCCCCAAAGCCTAAGGGTCCCCTATAACAGAAGGCATTATCGTGATAACTTCAAGGGAGAGGATTATGAACTACTGCTGAAATCGGAGCAAGAACCAACACTTCTGCAACTTGTGGAG GCATGGCTGGAAAGAACTCCAGGACTTGAGGCAGAAGGATTTGATTTCTGGGGCCAATTTGaagtgaatattttaaaaggacTAGAAGAAGAATTTGCTATAGTACAG GCCAAACcagaatcagaagaaaaagaggactTGTTATCTGAattccaaaagcagaaagatataTTACTTTCATTATTTGATGAAAAACGACATGAACACCTGCTTAGTAAAG gaGAAAGAAGACTGTCTTATAAAGCACTGAAGGGCGCTCTAATGATCTATTTCTACAG AGAGGAGCCCCGTTTTCAGGTTCCCTTTCAGCTTCTTACCTCTCTTATGGATATCGACGTACTCATGACAAAATGGAGAT ATAACCATGTCTGCATGGTGCACAGAATGATTGGCAGTAAGGCTGGCACAGGAGGTTCATCAGGCTACCAGTACTTGCGCTCAACAGTGAG TGACAGGTACAAGGTGTTCGTGGATTTGTTCAATCTTTCAACGTTTCTAGTGCCAAGACACTGGATACCAAAGATGAATCCAACTATTCATAAATTCCTTTATACAGCAGAATACTGTGACAGCTCCTATTTTAGCAGTGATGACTCTGACTGA
- the TDO2 gene encoding tryptophan 2,3-dioxygenase isoform X1: MSGCPFMGNKYLYKFSKLSLKDEKGDESQEGINKASKGGLIYGDYLQLNKILNAQELQSEKKGNKIHDEHLFIVTHQAYELWFKQILWELDSVRVIFQNGHVRDERNMLKVITRMNRISMILKLLVEQFSVLETMTALDFFDFRDYLSPASGFQSLQFRLLENKIGVPQSLRVPYNRRHYRDNFKGEDYELLLKSEQEPTLLQLVEAWLERTPGLEAEGFDFWGQFEVNILKGLEEEFAIVQAKPESEEKEDLLSEFQKQKDILLSLFDEKRHEHLLSKGERRLSYKALKGALMIYFYREEPRFQVPFQLLTSLMDIDVLMTKWRYNHVCMVHRMIGSKAGTGGSSGYQYLRSTVSDRYKVFVDLFNLSTFLVPRHWIPKMNPTIHKFLYTAEYCDSSYFSSDDSD; encoded by the exons ATGAGTGGGTGCCCCTTCATGGGGAACAAGTATCT atataAATTTAGCAAGCTATCtttgaaagatgaaaaaggTGACGAATCACAAGAGGGAATAAATAAAGCCAGCAAAGGTGGACTTATCTATGGAGATTACCTGCAA TTGAACAAAATATTGAATGCCCAAGAGCTACagagtgaaaagaaaggaaacaaaatccaTGATGAGCATCTCTTTATTGTGACGCATCAAG CTTATGAACTTTGGTTTAAGCAGATTTTGTGGGAGTTGGATTCTGTTCGGGTCATCTTTCAGAATGGACAC GTAAGAGATGAAAGGAACATGCTGAAGGTTATTACTCGAATGAACAGAATTTCAATGATTCTGAAATTACTTGTGGAACAGTTCTCAGTTTTGGAAACCATGACAGCATTGGACTTCTTTGATTTCAG AGACTACTTAAGCCCAGCCTCAGGTTTTCAGAGCCTCCAATTTCGTTTGCTAGAGAACAAGATCGGTGTTCCCCAAAGCCTAAGGGTCCCCTATAACAGAAGGCATTATCGTGATAACTTCAAGGGAGAGGATTATGAACTACTGCTGAAATCGGAGCAAGAACCAACACTTCTGCAACTTGTGGAG GCATGGCTGGAAAGAACTCCAGGACTTGAGGCAGAAGGATTTGATTTCTGGGGCCAATTTGaagtgaatattttaaaaggacTAGAAGAAGAATTTGCTATAGTACAG GCCAAACcagaatcagaagaaaaagaggactTGTTATCTGAattccaaaagcagaaagatataTTACTTTCATTATTTGATGAAAAACGACATGAACACCTGCTTAGTAAAG gaGAAAGAAGACTGTCTTATAAAGCACTGAAGGGCGCTCTAATGATCTATTTCTACAG AGAGGAGCCCCGTTTTCAGGTTCCCTTTCAGCTTCTTACCTCTCTTATGGATATCGACGTACTCATGACAAAATGGAGAT ATAACCATGTCTGCATGGTGCACAGAATGATTGGCAGTAAGGCTGGCACAGGAGGTTCATCAGGCTACCAGTACTTGCGCTCAACAGTGAG TGACAGGTACAAGGTGTTCGTGGATTTGTTCAATCTTTCAACGTTTCTAGTGCCAAGACACTGGATACCAAAGATGAATCCAACTATTCATAAATTCCTTTATACAGCAGAATACTGTGACAGCTCCTATTTTAGCAGTGATGACTCTGACTGA